AGGGCGCAGGCACCCTCCGCTCAGCTGCGCGTGACCGACGCCCTCGACTCGCTGTCCGCCTCCGCCGCGGCCCGCACCGCAGCGGCGATCGCGCCGTGCAGATGCTGGTGGAACACGCTCGGCACGATGTAGGTGGCGTTGAGCTCCTCCGGGGTGACCACCTCGGCCAGGGCCGTCGCCGCGGCCAGCAGCATCTCGTCGGTGATCCGGGTGGAGCGCCCGTCCAGCAGCCCGCGGAACACCCCCGGGAAGGCGAGCACGTTGTTGATCTGGTTGGCGAAATCGCTGCGCCCGGTCGCCACCACCGCCGCGTGACGGGTCGCGATCGCCGGGTCGATCTCCGGCAGCGGGTTCGCCATCGCGAACACGATCGAGCGCTCGGCCATCCCGGCCACATCGGCCTCGGTGAGCAGATTGGGCGCGGAGACGCCGATGAACACGTCGGCGCCGACGATCGCGTCGCGCAGCGTGCCCGGGTACTGCTCCCCCTCGGTGGCCTCGGCGATCCACCGCAACGACGCGTCGAGGCCCTCCCGGCCCGGGTGGATGACGCCGTCGATGTCACAGGCCACCACGTGCTTGGCCCCGGCGGCCAGCATCAGCCGCAGGATCGCCGACCCGGCCGCTCCGGCGCCGGACTGGACGATGCGCACGTCCTCGATGCGCTTGCCCACCACCTTGAGGGCGTTCTGCAGCGCTGCCAGTGCCACGATCGCCGTCCCGTGCTGATCGTCGTGGAAGACCGGGATGTCGAGCTCCTCGCGCAGCCGCGCCTCGATCTCGAAGCACCGGGGCGCCGAGATGTCCTCGAGGTTGATGCCGGCGAAGACCGGCGCGATGATCTTCACGGTCCGGACGATCTCGTCCACGTCCTGGGTGTCCAGGCAGATCGGAAAGGCGTCGATCCCCGAGAACCGCTTGAACAGCGCCGCCTTGCCCTCCATCACCGGCAGGGCCGCCGTCGGGCCGATGTTCCCCAGCCCGAGCACCGCCGAACCGTCGGTGACCACGGCCACGGTGTTGCGCTTGATGGTCAGGCGCACCGCGTCCTCCGGGTGCGCGGCCAGCTGCTGGCTCACCCGACCCACCCCGGGGGTGTAGATCAACGACAGATCATCACGGTGGCGGATCTGCATCTTCGGCTGGATCTCGATCTTGCCACCCAGGTGGGCAAGGAAGGTCCGGTCCGAGACCCGACCGATGGTGACGCCGTCGATGTCACCCAAGGCGTCCACGATGTGTTTGGCGTCGTCCTCGCCACCCGTGGCGCAGGTGACGTCCACCTGCAGGCGGTCCACGCCCGAGGCCGAGACGTCGACCGCCGTGACCACACCGCCGGCACGCTCGACCGTGGTGGTGATCGTGCTCACCGCCGAGGGCTGCGCGGGCATCTCCAGCCGGACCGTGATCGAGTAGCTGACGCTGGGGGTAGTCATCGTGGCTGTGAACCTTCCGTCGGGCGGTACGCATCGTTGCGCACCTGGTGCTCGCATGTCGCGGTCTGCTGGCATTCTGCCGCACGGACGCACCCGCCGCCGGGGGCACACGCGTGATAAACCTGAGCCCGTGCCGTCCGCCTCCGACTCGCCCCCCGAGGAACACGATTCCCGACGGCGCTGGTCCGCCTTCGCGGTCTGCCTCGCCGCAGGCTTCCTGACACTGCTCGACGTCTCCATCGTCAACGTCGCGCTGCCCTCGATCGAGGGAGCGCTCGAGGCGGACCCGGCCGAGGTGCAGTGGATCGTCGCGGGCTACACCCTCGCGTTCGGCCTGGTGCTGGTGCCCGCCGGCCGCCTGGGCGACCTGTTCGGGCGACGCCGGATGTTCCTGATCGGGGTCACGCTGTTCGCGCTGACCTCGGCGCTGTGCGGGGCCGCACCCAGCGCGGAGCTCCTGGCGGTCGGCCGCGTGCTGCAGGGGGTGGCGGCCGGCACGCTCAACCCGCAGGTGATCGCGCTCATCCAGGAGCTGTTCCGGGGCCCCGAGCGCGGCCGCGCCTTCGGGATGTTCGGAGCCACCGTCGGCATCTCCACCGCGATCGGCCCACTGCTCGGCGGCGCGCTGATCGCGCTGTTCGGCGCCGAGCAGGGCTGGCGGGCCGTCTTCTGGGTCAACGTCCCGGTCGGCGTCGTGGTGCTGGTGCTGGCATGGCGGCTGCTGCCGCGGGTCGAGCCCACCGACCGCAGAGTCGGGATCGACGTCGTCGGGCTGGGGCTGCTGGGAGTGACGGTGCTGGCCTTCATGCTCCCGTTCCTGGAGTCCTCCGAGGGCGGCGGCCCCGCAGAGGCTCCCTGGTGGCTGCTCGCCGTGAGCCTCGCCGCCGGTGCCGCCTTCCTGTGGTGGGAGCGCCGCTACGAACGCGCGGGCGGACATCCCGTCATCACCCGCGCCCTGCTGCGCACGCCGTCCTACACCCGTGGCGCGACCATCGGCATGCTCTACTTCGGCGGTTTCACCGGCATCTTCCTGCTCGCCACGCTCTACCTGCAATCGGGGCTGGAGCTGGCGGCCTGGCAGGCCGGGCTGGTGCTCACCCCGTTCGCACTCGCCGGCGCCGTCTCGAGCTGGCTCGGTGGCCGCTGGGTCGCCCGAGCCGGGCGCCGCCTGGTCACCGGAGGCATCACGCTGATGATCGCGGGGGTGATCGCCGCCGACGTCCTCGTGGTCCTCATCGACGGGCCCCAGGTGGCCTGGTGGCTGGCCGGGGTCCTGATGGTCTCGGGGTTCGGCAACGGCATCGTCATCTCGCCCAACCAGGCGCTCGCACTCGCCGACGTGCCCGTGGACCAGGCGGGAGTGGCCGGGGGTGCGCTGCAGACCGGCCAGCGAGTGGGCACCTCGGTGGGGGTGGCGGCGTCGGGGTCGCTGTTCTTCATCACCCTGGCCGCCTCCGGCGACTACGGCGAAGCCATGTCCGTCGGCCTGCGGGTGGTCATCGGCGTGCTGCTGCTCGCGCTCGTGGTCGCCGTCGTGGACGGTCGGCGACGACGCAGCGATGAGGTCACGACGTAGGGGGACCGAG
Above is a window of Ruania suaedae DNA encoding:
- a CDS encoding NAD-dependent malic enzyme, whose amino-acid sequence is MTTPSVSYSITVRLEMPAQPSAVSTITTTVERAGGVVTAVDVSASGVDRLQVDVTCATGGEDDAKHIVDALGDIDGVTIGRVSDRTFLAHLGGKIEIQPKMQIRHRDDLSLIYTPGVGRVSQQLAAHPEDAVRLTIKRNTVAVVTDGSAVLGLGNIGPTAALPVMEGKAALFKRFSGIDAFPICLDTQDVDEIVRTVKIIAPVFAGINLEDISAPRCFEIEARLREELDIPVFHDDQHGTAIVALAALQNALKVVGKRIEDVRIVQSGAGAAGSAILRLMLAAGAKHVVACDIDGVIHPGREGLDASLRWIAEATEGEQYPGTLRDAIVGADVFIGVSAPNLLTEADVAGMAERSIVFAMANPLPEIDPAIATRHAAVVATGRSDFANQINNVLAFPGVFRGLLDGRSTRITDEMLLAAATALAEVVTPEELNATYIVPSVFHQHLHGAIAAAVRAAAEADSESRASVTRS
- a CDS encoding MFS transporter; the encoded protein is MPSASDSPPEEHDSRRRWSAFAVCLAAGFLTLLDVSIVNVALPSIEGALEADPAEVQWIVAGYTLAFGLVLVPAGRLGDLFGRRRMFLIGVTLFALTSALCGAAPSAELLAVGRVLQGVAAGTLNPQVIALIQELFRGPERGRAFGMFGATVGISTAIGPLLGGALIALFGAEQGWRAVFWVNVPVGVVVLVLAWRLLPRVEPTDRRVGIDVVGLGLLGVTVLAFMLPFLESSEGGGPAEAPWWLLAVSLAAGAAFLWWERRYERAGGHPVITRALLRTPSYTRGATIGMLYFGGFTGIFLLATLYLQSGLELAAWQAGLVLTPFALAGAVSSWLGGRWVARAGRRLVTGGITLMIAGVIAADVLVVLIDGPQVAWWLAGVLMVSGFGNGIVISPNQALALADVPVDQAGVAGGALQTGQRVGTSVGVAASGSLFFITLAASGDYGEAMSVGLRVVIGVLLLALVVAVVDGRRRRSDEVTT